A single region of the Bifidobacterium asteroides DSM 20089 genome encodes:
- a CDS encoding cold-shock protein — MPSGRVRWYDAKRGFGFITDEQGGDVFLPSSALPAGVSTIRKGSRVEFSVAEGRKGPQALDLKLVGPTPSILRAKRPDPDDMAAIVEDLIKLLDSAGNGLRRHHYPGRAESAKLATLLRAVADDFDVPD, encoded by the coding sequence ATGCCCAGCGGGAGAGTACGGTGGTACGACGCCAAGCGGGGGTTCGGGTTCATCACGGATGAGCAAGGCGGGGATGTCTTCCTGCCCTCGTCAGCCCTGCCTGCTGGGGTGTCCACCATACGCAAGGGATCCCGAGTGGAGTTCTCGGTGGCTGAGGGCCGCAAGGGCCCCCAGGCCCTGGATCTGAAGCTGGTGGGGCCGACCCCCTCCATTCTGCGTGCCAAGCGGCCCGATCCGGACGATATGGCCGCCATCGTGGAGGATTTGATCAAGCTGCTGGATTCGGCCGGCAATGGCCTGCGTCGGCACCACTACCCGGGTCGGGCCGAATCCGCCAAACTGGCCACCCTCCTGAGGGCTGTGGCTGATGACTTTGACGTGCCGGACTGA
- a CDS encoding ATP-dependent Clp protease ATP-binding subunit yields MFERFTDRARRVIVLAQEEARTLQHNYIGTEHLLLGLIREGDGVAAKAQASKGVELDATRKQVEEMIGKGNAVPNGHIPFTPHARQVLELSLREALQLGHSYIGTEHILLGLIREGEGVGTQVLIKMGVDLGDLRTATIDMIRGSHEGGDAGKGDLANAGGVSNKGGQTGSAILDQFGRNLTQEAAEGKLDPVIGRANEIERVMVVLSRRTKNNPVLIGEPGVGKTAVVEGLAQKIHNGDVPETLKGKQVYSLDLGSMVAGSRYRGDFEERLKKVLKEIKTRGDIILFIDEIHTIVGAGSADGALGASDMLKPLLARGELQTIGATTTDEYRKYIEKDAALERRFQPIQVSEPTIAQTIEILKGLRGRYEHHHHVTITDKALQSAAELSARYIQDRNLPDKAIDLIDEAGARLRIKRLTAPPELKELDTKVDRISAQKDQAIKDQDFEKAAQLRDSQEKLEAERKEKEKAWHEGESDVKMVVDEDVIAEVVSSTTGIPVFKLTQAESKKLLGMEKELHKRIIGQDEAVSALSRSIRRTRVGLKDPKRPAGSFIFAGPTGVGKTELAKALAQFLFDDEDALIRVDMSEFSEKYSTSRLFGAPPGYVGYEEGGELTEKVRRKPFSVVLFDEIEKAHPDIFNTLLQVLDDGHLTDGQGRMVDFKNTIIILTTNLGTRDIAKAANTGFNVSGNTETSYQRMKDQVTSELKQQFRPEFLNRLDDIIVFQQLTEPQVRQIVDLDIAQLNDRLFERHMSLDLTDKAKDLLAEKGFDPLLGARPLRRVIQRDIEDAVSEKILMGDLTDNESVQVDAEGEGILGEFTFTGKPFEGPRHAASSADKQDQKSELVGASVSSSDADVPPAGEADSQSQDGQGSEQSAQSSPASD; encoded by the coding sequence ATGTTCGAACGGTTTACCGACCGTGCGCGGCGGGTGATTGTGCTGGCGCAGGAAGAGGCCCGCACCCTGCAGCACAATTACATCGGCACCGAGCACCTCCTCCTGGGCCTGATCAGGGAGGGTGACGGTGTCGCCGCCAAGGCCCAGGCCTCCAAGGGCGTGGAGCTGGATGCCACCCGCAAACAGGTCGAGGAGATGATCGGTAAGGGCAATGCGGTCCCCAATGGGCACATCCCATTCACACCGCACGCCCGTCAGGTCCTGGAGCTGTCGCTGCGCGAGGCCCTTCAGCTTGGCCACTCTTACATCGGCACCGAGCACATTCTGCTGGGTCTCATCCGCGAGGGTGAAGGCGTCGGTACCCAGGTGCTGATCAAGATGGGTGTGGATCTGGGCGATCTGCGGACCGCCACCATTGACATGATTCGCGGCAGCCACGAAGGCGGCGATGCCGGCAAGGGCGATCTGGCCAATGCCGGCGGCGTTTCCAACAAGGGTGGACAGACCGGTTCGGCCATTCTGGACCAGTTTGGCAGGAACCTGACCCAGGAAGCCGCTGAAGGCAAGCTGGATCCGGTCATCGGCCGGGCCAATGAAATCGAGAGGGTCATGGTCGTCCTGTCCAGGAGGACCAAGAACAACCCGGTGCTGATCGGAGAGCCCGGCGTAGGCAAGACAGCCGTGGTCGAGGGCCTGGCCCAGAAAATCCATAACGGTGATGTTCCTGAGACCCTCAAGGGCAAGCAGGTCTACTCGCTGGATCTGGGCTCCATGGTGGCCGGTTCCCGCTATCGGGGCGACTTCGAGGAGCGTCTGAAGAAGGTGCTCAAGGAGATAAAGACCCGGGGCGACATCATTCTCTTCATCGATGAGATTCACACCATCGTCGGCGCAGGTTCGGCAGATGGGGCCCTGGGTGCCTCTGACATGCTCAAGCCCCTGCTGGCCCGCGGCGAGCTGCAGACCATCGGAGCGACCACCACCGACGAGTACCGCAAGTACATCGAGAAGGATGCGGCCCTGGAGCGGCGCTTCCAGCCCATTCAGGTCTCCGAGCCGACCATCGCCCAGACTATCGAGATTCTCAAGGGTCTGCGTGGCCGCTACGAGCATCATCACCACGTCACTATCACCGACAAGGCCCTGCAGTCGGCGGCTGAGCTCTCTGCACGCTACATCCAGGACAGGAACCTGCCTGACAAGGCTATCGACCTGATCGATGAGGCTGGCGCACGTCTGCGCATCAAGCGGCTGACCGCCCCGCCGGAGCTCAAGGAGCTGGACACCAAGGTGGATCGCATTTCCGCCCAGAAGGACCAGGCCATCAAGGATCAGGACTTCGAGAAGGCCGCTCAGCTGCGCGACAGCCAGGAGAAGCTGGAGGCCGAGCGCAAGGAGAAGGAGAAGGCCTGGCACGAGGGCGAGTCCGACGTCAAGATGGTCGTCGACGAGGACGTGATCGCTGAGGTGGTCTCCTCGACCACCGGCATTCCGGTCTTCAAGCTGACCCAGGCCGAGTCCAAGAAGCTCCTGGGTATGGAGAAGGAGTTGCACAAGCGGATCATCGGCCAGGATGAGGCCGTCTCCGCCCTGTCCCGCTCAATCCGGCGCACCCGTGTGGGCCTCAAGGACCCCAAGCGCCCTGCAGGTTCCTTCATCTTCGCCGGCCCCACTGGCGTGGGCAAGACCGAGCTGGCCAAGGCTCTGGCCCAGTTCCTCTTTGACGACGAGGATGCCCTGATCAGAGTGGATATGTCCGAGTTTTCGGAGAAGTACTCCACATCTCGTCTCTTCGGTGCCCCTCCGGGGTACGTGGGATACGAAGAGGGCGGCGAGCTGACCGAGAAGGTCAGGCGTAAGCCATTCTCCGTGGTTCTCTTCGACGAGATCGAGAAGGCTCACCCGGACATCTTCAACACCCTTCTGCAGGTGCTGGACGACGGCCATCTGACCGACGGGCAAGGTCGCATGGTGGACTTCAAGAACACCATCATCATCCTGACCACCAACCTGGGAACCCGTGACATCGCCAAGGCGGCAAACACCGGCTTCAACGTGAGCGGCAACACCGAGACCTCCTATCAGCGGATGAAGGACCAGGTGACCAGTGAGCTCAAGCAGCAGTTCAGGCCCGAGTTCCTGAACCGCCTGGATGACATCATCGTCTTCCAGCAGCTGACCGAGCCCCAGGTCCGGCAGATCGTCGATCTGGACATCGCTCAGCTCAACGACCGTCTCTTCGAGCGCCACATGTCCCTGGATCTGACCGACAAGGCCAAGGATCTGCTGGCCGAGAAGGGCTTCGATCCGCTCCTGGGTGCCCGGCCCCTGCGCCGTGTCATCCAGCGGGATATCGAGGATGCCGTCTCCGAGAAGATCCTCATGGGCGACCTTACGGACAATGAGTCCGTCCAGGTCGATGCCGAAGGCGAGGGCATCCTGGGTGAGTTCACCTTCACAGGAAAGCCCTTCGAGGGACCCCGGCATGCGGCCAGCTCCGCTGATAAACAGGACCAGAAGTCTGAACTGGTCGGAGCTTCGGTGAGCTCTTCCGACGCTGATGTTCCGCCAGCAGGCGAGGCCGACAGCCAGAGCCAGGATGGTCAAGGTTCTGAGCAGTCCGCTCAGAGTTCGCCTGCCAGTGACTGA